The following proteins are co-located in the Dehalococcoidales bacterium genome:
- a CDS encoding methylmalonyl-CoA mutase family protein, producing VRTTTEALAAVLGGTQSLHTNSLDEVLALPSDFAVNIALRTQQIIAEETGVVNTIDPLAGSYFVEALTSRIEEQAWEYIEKIDAMGGMLAAIETGFPQREISSASYEYQQRVDRAERVVVGVNKYATNEETPVEVLKIDEKVEAEQVKRLQEVKRTRDNRKVGRTLDDLRSACRTDRNVMPFVIEAVREYATEQEICDVYREVFGEYRDPGYY from the coding sequence GTCAGGACCACTACGGAGGCACTGGCCGCCGTCCTGGGAGGTACTCAGTCCCTGCACACCAACTCGCTTGACGAAGTGCTGGCATTGCCCTCCGATTTCGCGGTTAATATCGCCCTGCGTACGCAGCAGATAATCGCCGAGGAGACCGGAGTGGTAAATACAATCGACCCGTTGGCCGGTTCCTATTTCGTCGAAGCCCTGACCAGCCGGATTGAGGAGCAGGCCTGGGAATATATCGAGAAAATAGACGCGATGGGGGGCATGCTGGCCGCAATTGAGACGGGCTTCCCACAGAGGGAAATCTCCAGTGCCTCATATGAATATCAGCAGCGGGTGGACCGGGCGGAAAGGGTTGTCGTGGGGGTCAACAAGTATGCTACCAATGAGGAAACTCCGGTGGAGGTACTCAAAATCGACGAAAAGGTGGAGGCGGAGCAGGTCAAGAGACTGCAGGAAGTCAAACGGACGCGGGATAACCGGAAGGTGGGCCGGACGCTGGACGACCTTCGTAGCGCCTGCCGGACCGACAGGAACGTGATGCCGTTTGTCATCGAGGCGGTCAGGGAGTACGCTACCGAGCAGGAGATATGCGATGTCTACCGGGAGGTCTTTGGTGAGTACCGGGACCCCGGATATTACTAG